One Pseudomonas brassicacearum genomic region harbors:
- a CDS encoding LysE family translocator, producing MAELWLFLMALMVAYLLPGPDMILLLQTGARQGKGAALATAVGLGVARGCHVALAALGLSALFKTAPWTFDAVRLAGAAYLLWIGFQCLRTTLLPSFEGAGIEAGKRRWYQAIRRGLLTNLLNPKALLFCSVLLPQFIDPKGGPVLGQFATLGVVLVSVGLLFDSAYALVGVALGRWLQRSPSAQRVQQWLFGSLLIGFAVRLTFVQQA from the coding sequence ATGGCAGAGCTCTGGTTGTTCCTGATGGCCTTGATGGTGGCGTATTTGCTGCCTGGGCCGGACATGATTCTGTTGCTGCAAACCGGTGCCCGCCAGGGCAAGGGCGCGGCGCTGGCGACGGCGGTGGGCTTGGGCGTTGCCCGGGGATGTCATGTCGCACTGGCCGCATTGGGGCTTTCGGCATTGTTCAAGACTGCGCCCTGGACGTTTGATGCGGTACGCCTGGCCGGGGCTGCCTATTTGTTATGGATCGGTTTTCAATGCCTAAGGACCACGTTGTTGCCGAGTTTTGAAGGAGCCGGTATCGAGGCCGGAAAGCGGCGTTGGTACCAGGCAATTCGGCGCGGTCTGCTGACCAATTTGCTTAATCCCAAGGCATTGTTGTTTTGCTCGGTGTTACTGCCCCAGTTTATTGATCCAAAGGGCGGACCGGTGTTGGGGCAGTTTGCGACTCTGGGCGTGGTGTTGGTCAGCGTTGGTTTGTTGTTTGATAGCGCCTACGCGCTGGTAGGTGTCGCGCTTGGGCGCTGGCTTCAGCGCTCCCCTTCGGCCCAGCGCGTGCAACAGTGGTTGTTTGGCAGTCTTTTGATTGGGTTTGCGGTGCGGCTGACGTTTGTGCAGCAGGCCTAA
- the atzF gene encoding allophanate hydrolase, with amino-acid sequence MNLSLRLDDLRNAYRSGELTPRKLLLDLREKAAALNPDYHLFIHLLTVEELEPYLAALEGRDLESLPLYGVPFAIKDNIDLAGIPTTAACPAFAYVPPRSATIVEQLLAMGAIPLGKTNLDQFATGLNGTRSPYGACRNSVLPGYPAGGSSAGSSLAVALGVASFALGTDTAGSGRVPAALNNLVGLKATLGLLSTAGVVPACRTLDCVTTFTATAKEASQLLALTARRDPRDDYSRHNPQWNDGAAFGAPRRFRFGVPRQQDLEFFGCPEGPQLFLDAIERLERLGGEAVELDLSPFLEAARLLYEGPWVAERYSVAGPLMEREPDAVLPVIRAVLAKAPTVDGVQTFRARYRLQALKAQCDQAMDALDCVLTPTIGRPVTLAELTAEPVLRNSELGYYTNFMNLLDYAAVAVPSAFMTNGLPWGVTLFGRAFTDQYLLSVADALQRQQNKALPVPTHPARHDRARLVVCGAHLDGLALNWQLKQRGARLIEATQSSADYRLHALAGGPPLRPGMLRVSEGGVAIEVEVWELPSSELGSFLAGIPAPLGLGKVQLADGRWESGFICESYGLEGARDISHLGGWRAYLRSLE; translated from the coding sequence ATGAACCTCTCTCTTCGCTTGGACGACCTGCGCAATGCCTACCGCAGCGGCGAACTGACACCTCGCAAATTGCTGTTGGACCTGCGGGAAAAAGCCGCGGCGCTGAACCCGGACTATCACCTGTTCATCCACCTGCTGACGGTTGAGGAACTGGAACCTTACCTGGCCGCGTTGGAAGGCCGCGACCTGGAGAGCCTGCCGCTGTACGGCGTACCTTTTGCCATCAAGGACAACATCGACCTGGCCGGCATTCCGACCACGGCAGCCTGCCCGGCGTTTGCCTATGTGCCGCCACGTTCGGCCACCATCGTCGAACAGTTGCTGGCGATGGGCGCGATCCCCCTGGGCAAGACCAACCTCGACCAATTTGCCACCGGGCTCAATGGCACTCGCTCGCCCTACGGCGCCTGCCGCAACAGCGTGCTGCCCGGCTATCCGGCAGGCGGTTCGAGCGCCGGCTCGTCACTGGCCGTGGCCTTGGGCGTGGCAAGTTTTGCCTTGGGCACTGATACCGCCGGCTCCGGTCGGGTGCCAGCCGCGCTGAACAATCTGGTGGGATTGAAAGCCACCCTGGGGTTGCTCTCCACGGCGGGCGTAGTCCCGGCCTGTCGCACGCTGGACTGCGTCACGACCTTTACGGCGACAGCAAAGGAAGCCAGCCAGCTGTTGGCGCTGACGGCCCGTCGAGACCCTCGTGACGACTACAGCCGCCACAACCCGCAGTGGAACGATGGCGCCGCGTTCGGCGCGCCTCGGCGCTTTCGCTTCGGTGTGCCGCGCCAGCAAGACTTGGAGTTTTTTGGCTGTCCTGAAGGTCCGCAACTGTTTCTGGATGCCATCGAGCGACTCGAACGTCTGGGCGGCGAAGCCGTGGAACTGGACCTGTCGCCGTTCCTGGAAGCCGCCCGACTGCTTTATGAGGGCCCTTGGGTGGCCGAACGCTACAGCGTTGCCGGCCCATTGATGGAGCGCGAGCCCGACGCCGTCCTACCCGTCATCCGCGCCGTATTGGCGAAAGCGCCTACGGTGGATGGCGTACAAACCTTCCGCGCCCGCTACCGTTTGCAAGCACTCAAAGCCCAATGCGACCAGGCCATGGACGCGCTTGATTGCGTCCTCACACCGACCATCGGGCGCCCGGTGACCCTCGCCGAACTCACCGCCGAACCGGTGCTGCGCAACTCAGAACTGGGTTACTACACCAATTTCATGAACCTGCTGGACTACGCCGCCGTCGCCGTTCCCAGCGCGTTCATGACCAATGGTTTGCCCTGGGGCGTGACGCTGTTCGGTCGAGCGTTCACCGATCAATACCTCTTGAGCGTGGCCGATGCCTTGCAGCGTCAACAGAACAAGGCCTTGCCCGTTCCCACCCACCCGGCGCGCCACGACCGAGCGCGGCTGGTGGTGTGTGGCGCGCACCTGGACGGGTTGGCGCTGAACTGGCAGCTCAAGCAGCGCGGCGCCCGTCTGATCGAAGCCACCCAAAGCTCAGCGGATTACCGCCTCCATGCCTTGGCCGGCGGCCCACCCCTGCGCCCCGGCATGCTTCGGGTCAGTGAGGGCGGCGTGGCGATCGAGGTTGAGGTCTGGGAACTGCCGAGCAGCGAACTGGGCTCGTTCCTGGCTGGCATTCCCGCACCGTTGGGGCTAGGCAAGGTGCAACTGGCCGATGGCCGCTGGGAGAGCGGATTCATCTGTGAGTCGTATGGCCTGGAGGGCGCACGGGACATCAGCCATCTGGGGGGATGGCGGGCTTATCTGCGTAGCCTGGAATAA
- a CDS encoding DUF3077 domain-containing protein, translating into MNEDTTLKTIGYTPFNYSADRALFRVNGGVPIQEALERASDLLHLAHRLAEDAAFEKSTDRYAWAAHFLLEMSKAVIDDVVKVITPRPEIEVRKKAEKQ; encoded by the coding sequence ATGAACGAAGATACGACGCTCAAAACCATCGGCTACACCCCCTTCAACTATTCCGCTGATCGAGCACTGTTCCGTGTCAACGGCGGCGTCCCTATCCAAGAGGCATTGGAACGGGCATCGGATCTTTTGCATCTCGCTCACCGGCTTGCCGAAGACGCGGCGTTTGAGAAGAGCACCGACCGCTACGCCTGGGCTGCGCATTTTTTATTGGAGATGAGCAAGGCGGTGATTGATGACGTTGTAAAAGTCATCACGCCTAGACCGGAAATTGAAGTTAGAAAAAAAGCCGAGAAACAATAG
- a CDS encoding urea amidolyase associated protein UAAP1: MTDSTRLFTPFAEELLPGGGHRSFVLKRGQLLRLTDLRGGANVSLTLLNANEKTERLNLPDSLKCQHTAKLTAGHCLYSDMGRVLAAITADTCGWSDSLGGVLCAEEVAQKYGQGRYQELRNGFFRNGTDNLLVELGKWGLGLSDLLMTLNLFSRVDVDEAGNFHFVEGNSLTGDYIELYAPMDTLVVLTALQHPMDPNPHYAPQPLKLSWMNADASVAEHCRLSRPENQRGFINTDRLFA, from the coding sequence ATGACCGACTCGACCCGCTTGTTTACGCCCTTCGCCGAAGAACTGCTGCCCGGTGGCGGCCACCGTTCTTTCGTACTCAAGCGCGGCCAACTGCTGCGCCTGACCGATCTGCGCGGCGGGGCCAACGTGAGCCTGACGCTGCTCAATGCCAACGAGAAAACCGAACGCTTGAACCTGCCCGACAGCCTCAAATGCCAACACACCGCCAAACTCACCGCCGGCCATTGCCTGTACTCGGACATGGGCCGGGTACTGGCGGCAATCACCGCCGATACCTGCGGCTGGAGTGACAGCCTGGGCGGCGTGCTCTGCGCCGAGGAAGTCGCGCAAAAATACGGTCAGGGCCGCTACCAGGAACTGCGCAACGGCTTCTTTCGCAACGGCACCGACAACCTGTTGGTGGAACTGGGCAAATGGGGACTGGGCCTGTCCGACCTGCTGATGACCCTCAACCTGTTCAGCCGGGTCGATGTCGATGAGGCGGGAAACTTTCACTTCGTCGAGGGCAACTCCCTGACCGGCGACTACATCGAGCTGTACGCGCCGATGGACACCCTGGTGGTGCTGACCGCACTGCAACACCCGATGGACCCTAACCCGCACTACGCCCCGCAACCGCTCAAGCTCAGTTGGATGAATGCTGACGCCAGCGTCGCCGAGCACTGCCGCCTTTCGCGCCCGGAAAACCAGCGCGGCTTCATCAACACCGACCGCCTGTTCGCCTGA
- a CDS encoding alpha/beta fold hydrolase, with product MRPEIAVLDIQGQYRVYTEFYRADAAQKTIILVNGSMATTASFAQTAKNLYPQFNVVLYDQPYAGKSKAHNRHETMLTKEVEGQILLELIDHFAAEHVLSFSWGGAATLTALAQRPRRIEKAVISSFSPVLNAPMRDYLERGVDYLGSLDGDRVGHLVNSTIGKHLPPLFKRFNHRHVSSLAEHEYGQMHFHISDVLHSDRLCYVNAAKKINVPVLFLNGEWDEYTAADDAKLFAEHVQQSSFSTLQATGHFLDMEHKAACRDSRNALMDFLKPAHHESRPRYNYVQGYHALAI from the coding sequence ATGAGGCCAGAAATCGCTGTGCTGGATATACAGGGTCAGTATCGGGTTTACACGGAGTTCTATCGCGCAGACGCCGCACAAAAGACCATCATTCTGGTCAACGGCTCAATGGCCACCACTGCGTCGTTTGCACAGACCGCCAAAAACCTCTACCCGCAATTCAACGTCGTGCTCTACGACCAGCCCTACGCGGGCAAGTCCAAAGCCCACAACCGGCATGAGACCATGCTGACAAAAGAGGTCGAAGGCCAGATCCTCCTGGAACTGATCGATCACTTTGCCGCCGAGCATGTGCTGTCGTTTTCCTGGGGCGGCGCCGCCACGCTGACCGCCTTGGCGCAGCGCCCACGACGCATCGAAAAAGCAGTCATCAGCTCGTTCTCACCGGTACTCAATGCGCCGATGCGCGACTACCTGGAGCGCGGCGTGGATTACCTCGGCAGCCTGGACGGCGACCGTGTCGGGCACCTGGTCAACAGCACCATTGGCAAACACCTGCCGCCGCTGTTCAAGCGCTTCAACCATCGCCACGTCAGCAGCCTGGCGGAGCACGAATACGGGCAGATGCACTTCCATATCAGCGATGTGCTCCACAGCGACCGGTTGTGCTACGTCAACGCGGCGAAAAAAATCAACGTGCCGGTGCTGTTCCTGAACGGCGAATGGGACGAGTACACCGCGGCCGACGACGCCAAGCTTTTTGCCGAGCATGTGCAGCAGAGCAGCTTCAGCACACTGCAAGCCACCGGGCACTTCCTGGACATGGAACACAAAGCCGCCTGCCGGGACAGCCGCAACGCTTTAATGGACTTCCTGAAACCGGCCCACCACGAAAGTCGACCGCGCTACAACTACGTGCAGGGCTACCATGCACTGGCTATCTGA
- a CDS encoding Lrp/AsnC family transcriptional regulator, which translates to MKLDAFDRKILAALQRDGRLSNVQLAEEIGLSASPCLRRVRMLEEAGVIRGYQAVLDRDEVGLGLTIFVGVKVERHNDERAEAFRQAVTALPEVISAFLVSGESDFLLQVVVPDLRAYDRFVTGHLLKLPGISDIRSNFAINTVKTPGALPLGHLPGG; encoded by the coding sequence ATGAAACTCGACGCCTTCGACCGCAAAATCCTCGCCGCGCTGCAACGCGACGGTCGCCTGAGCAACGTGCAACTGGCCGAAGAAATCGGCCTGTCCGCCTCCCCGTGCCTGCGCCGCGTGCGGATGCTCGAAGAAGCCGGAGTGATTCGCGGCTATCAAGCCGTCCTCGACCGCGACGAAGTAGGCCTCGGGCTGACGATTTTTGTCGGCGTGAAAGTCGAGCGGCACAACGACGAACGAGCCGAAGCATTTCGCCAGGCGGTCACGGCATTGCCGGAAGTGATTTCGGCGTTCCTGGTGTCAGGCGAGTCGGATTTTCTGTTGCAAGTCGTGGTGCCGGACTTACGCGCCTATGACCGCTTCGTCACCGGGCATTTGTTGAAGCTGCCGGGCATAAGTGACATCCGCAGCAACTTCGCGATTAATACGGTGAAGACGCCGGGGGCGTTGCCGTTGGGGCATTTGCCTGGGGGCTGA
- a CDS encoding pseudouridine synthase, producing the protein MRVDRFLSNLPRFNRQQVRLLLVERRVRIDGQIVSDPHAQVREFSRVEVDDDVLQAGRPARYFMLHKPPGCVSATRDPQHPTVLDWLHEPDKDDLHIAGRLDFNTTGLMLITNDGSWSRRLTQPQTKLPKVYYVETEQTITAEYAVLFARGLYFAFEDLTTQPAELTLLGSKSARLSIVEGRYHQVKRMFGHFDNKVLRLHRERMGPLLLDANLEPGQYRALTPEEIDLI; encoded by the coding sequence ATGCGTGTTGACCGCTTCCTCAGTAATCTGCCGCGCTTCAATCGCCAACAGGTTCGACTGTTGCTGGTGGAACGTCGAGTGCGGATCGATGGCCAGATCGTCAGCGATCCCCACGCGCAAGTGCGTGAGTTCAGCCGTGTCGAGGTCGACGACGACGTGCTGCAAGCGGGCCGACCGGCGCGCTACTTCATGCTGCACAAACCACCCGGCTGCGTCAGTGCCACTCGCGATCCGCAGCACCCCACTGTGCTCGACTGGCTGCACGAGCCGGACAAGGATGACCTGCACATTGCCGGGCGCCTGGATTTCAACACCACCGGGCTGATGCTGATCACCAACGATGGCAGCTGGTCGCGGCGCCTGACCCAACCGCAGACCAAATTGCCCAAGGTCTATTACGTCGAAACCGAGCAAACCATCACCGCCGAATATGCCGTCCTCTTCGCTCGCGGCCTGTACTTCGCCTTCGAAGACCTCACCACCCAGCCCGCGGAGCTGACGTTGCTGGGGTCAAAATCGGCGCGACTGAGCATCGTTGAAGGGCGCTATCACCAGGTCAAGCGCATGTTCGGCCACTTCGATAACAAGGTGCTGCGCCTGCACCGTGAACGCATGGGGCCACTGCTGCTGGACGCCAACCTCGAGCCCGGTCAATACCGTGCCTTGACGCCTGAAGAGATCGATCTGATCTGA
- a CDS encoding urea amidolyase associated protein UAAP2, with protein sequence MSLAIATVHKQPDTAIYRATIPAGEPWLVEVKAGQTLRILDLEGNQAVDTLFYSLANPKERYDVQRTLRRQNSVYLSTGSVLYSNLGHPMLTIVEDTCGRHDTLGGACAQESNTVRYALEKRYMHSCRDNYLRACAHDGRLGKGDIGPNINFFMNVPVTADGGLTFEDGISAPGKYVDLRAEMDVIVLISNCPQLNNPCNAYNPTPAELLIWN encoded by the coding sequence ATGTCACTCGCCATCGCCACCGTACACAAGCAGCCTGACACCGCTATCTACCGCGCCACCATTCCCGCCGGGGAGCCGTGGCTGGTGGAGGTCAAGGCAGGCCAGACCCTGCGCATTCTCGACCTGGAAGGCAACCAAGCCGTCGATACGTTGTTCTACAGCCTGGCCAACCCCAAGGAACGCTACGACGTGCAACGCACCCTGCGCCGACAAAACAGCGTTTACCTGAGCACCGGCAGCGTGCTGTATTCCAACCTCGGCCACCCGATGCTGACCATCGTCGAAGACACCTGTGGACGCCACGACACCCTCGGCGGCGCCTGCGCCCAGGAAAGCAACACCGTGCGCTACGCCCTGGAAAAACGCTACATGCACAGCTGCCGTGACAACTACCTGCGGGCCTGCGCCCACGACGGTCGACTGGGCAAGGGCGACATCGGGCCGAACATCAACTTCTTCATGAACGTGCCGGTCACCGCCGATGGCGGCCTGACCTTCGAAGACGGGATCTCGGCGCCGGGCAAATACGTCGACCTGCGGGCCGAGATGGACGTGATCGTGTTGATCTCCAACTGCCCGCAACTGAACAACCCGTGCAACGCCTACAACCCGACGCCTGCGGAGCTGCTGATATGGAACTGA
- a CDS encoding cysteine-rich CWC family protein — protein MNKPELCPACGGVNDCTLANPKTVDQACWCYGVSIDPAVLEALPAELRDQSCLCPRCAQVQDALRAKPLPIA, from the coding sequence ATGAATAAACCTGAACTTTGCCCTGCCTGCGGCGGCGTCAACGACTGCACCCTGGCCAATCCGAAAACCGTCGACCAGGCCTGCTGGTGCTACGGCGTGAGTATCGATCCGGCCGTGTTGGAGGCCTTGCCGGCCGAACTGCGCGATCAATCTTGCCTATGCCCGCGTTGCGCCCAGGTCCAAGACGCGTTGCGCGCCAAGCCCTTGCCAATCGCGTAA
- the uca gene encoding urea carboxylase, protein MFEKILIANRGAIACRILRTLRELKVQGVAVYSQADAASLHILQADEAHSLGEGAAVDTYLAVDKLLAIAKSSGATAIHPGYGFLSENAAFAEACEAAGIAFIGPTPQQLRVFGLKHTARDLARQHGVPLLEGTELLDSLDAALLAGTQIGYPVMLKSTAGGGGIGMRVCRSATELSESFEAVKRLGQNNFSDAGVFIEKYIERARHLEVQVFGDGQGQVIALGVRDCSVQRRNQKVLEETPAPNLPEGMADALCAAAIQLAKAVNYRSAGTVEFVFDSDAGRFYFLEVNTRLQVEHGVTEQVWGVDLVRWMVQLAAGDLPPLNELSEGLKAEGHAIQARLYAEDPGRDFQPSPGLLTAVKFPDADGKQLRIDTWVEAGCQIPPYFDPMIAKVIRWAPTREQARLGLHQALDESLLYGVETNRGYLQQILLDAPFANGQPWTRCLEALVYRAHTVEVLSPGTQTSVQDYPGRLGYWAVGVPPSGPMDSRSLRLGNRLLGNEEGAAALEITMNGPLLRFNCDARVAVTGAVIALALDGEAVPMNTPLSIRAGATLAIGNISGAGARSYLCLQGGVQVPDYLGSKSTFTLGQFGGHGGRALCTGDVLHLAPLDEHTTPAPTSAPILELPSVRQIRVIYGPHGAPEYFTERYIQTFFDTAWEVHFNSSRTGVRLIGPKPEWVRADGGEAGLHPSNIHDNPYAIGAVDFTGDMPVILGPDGPSLGGFVCPVTVIEADLWQLGQLKAGDKVRFVPVDVSTARSLATHIPCGEGACSRSSAQHSPDHGPTDKELGPLRDPARASSLATGFGCTQKWGSPVVLDIGQDDTRLVARLSGDTHLLLEIGAPELDLVLRFRAHALMQALEHKQLHGVIDLTPGIRSLQVHYQPEQLPLADLLAIVAGEWDAVCAAQDLQVPSRIVHLPLSWDDPACQLAIEKYMTTVRKDAPWCPSNLEFIRRINDLPNLDEVQRTVFDASYLVMGLGDVYLGAPVATPLDPRHRLVTTKYNPARTWTAENSVGIGGAYMCVYGMEGPGGYQFVGRTLQMWNRYRDVAAFDGKPWLLRFFDQIRFYPVSADELLRIRRDFPLGRFDLEIEDSQLNLADYQRFLAQEADSIAAFRQRQQGAFDAERERWIASGQAHFDSEEPAIAPSEDSLLTETQLSVDSHIAGNLWQVQVEVGARVAAGDVLVILESMKMEIPVLAPSAGVVREVRVQPGSAVRAGQRVVVLERE, encoded by the coding sequence ATGTTCGAAAAAATCCTCATCGCCAACCGTGGCGCCATCGCCTGTCGCATCCTGCGCACCCTGCGCGAACTGAAGGTCCAAGGCGTCGCGGTGTATTCCCAAGCCGACGCCGCCAGCCTGCATATCTTGCAGGCCGACGAAGCCCACAGCCTGGGCGAAGGCGCGGCGGTCGATACGTATCTGGCGGTGGACAAACTCCTGGCGATTGCCAAAAGCAGCGGCGCGACGGCGATTCATCCCGGCTACGGCTTTCTCTCGGAAAACGCAGCCTTCGCCGAAGCCTGCGAGGCGGCCGGGATCGCCTTCATTGGTCCGACGCCACAACAACTGCGCGTGTTCGGTCTCAAGCACACCGCCCGCGACCTGGCGCGGCAACACGGCGTGCCCCTGCTCGAAGGCACCGAACTGCTCGACAGCCTCGACGCCGCGCTGTTGGCCGGCACACAGATCGGCTATCCGGTGATGCTCAAAAGCACCGCCGGCGGCGGCGGAATCGGCATGCGCGTGTGCCGCAGCGCCACCGAACTGAGCGAGTCCTTCGAAGCGGTGAAGCGCCTGGGCCAGAACAACTTCAGCGATGCCGGGGTGTTCATCGAGAAGTACATCGAACGCGCGCGGCATCTTGAGGTACAGGTGTTCGGCGACGGCCAGGGCCAGGTGATCGCCTTGGGCGTGCGCGACTGCTCGGTGCAGCGGCGCAACCAGAAAGTCCTCGAGGAAACCCCAGCCCCCAACCTGCCCGAGGGCATGGCCGACGCGCTCTGCGCGGCGGCGATCCAACTGGCCAAGGCCGTGAACTACCGCAGCGCCGGCACCGTGGAGTTCGTGTTCGACAGCGACGCGGGGCGCTTTTACTTCCTGGAAGTGAACACCCGCCTGCAAGTGGAGCACGGCGTCACCGAGCAGGTGTGGGGCGTGGACCTGGTGCGCTGGATGGTGCAACTGGCTGCCGGAGACCTACCGCCACTGAACGAGTTGAGCGAGGGTTTAAAAGCCGAGGGCCACGCGATTCAGGCACGTCTGTACGCCGAAGATCCAGGCCGGGATTTCCAGCCAAGCCCTGGGCTTTTGACCGCCGTGAAATTCCCGGACGCCGACGGCAAACAGCTGCGCATCGACACCTGGGTCGAGGCCGGTTGCCAGATCCCGCCCTACTTCGATCCGATGATCGCAAAAGTCATTCGCTGGGCGCCGACTCGCGAGCAAGCGCGCCTGGGCCTTCATCAAGCGCTGGATGAAAGCCTGCTGTACGGCGTCGAAACCAATCGCGGCTACCTGCAACAGATTCTCCTCGATGCACCGTTTGCCAACGGCCAGCCCTGGACCCGTTGCCTGGAGGCGTTGGTTTATCGCGCCCACACCGTTGAAGTGCTCAGCCCCGGCACCCAGACCAGCGTCCAGGACTATCCCGGCCGCCTCGGTTATTGGGCGGTGGGGGTGCCACCGTCGGGACCGATGGACAGCCGCTCGTTGCGCCTGGGCAATCGCTTGCTGGGCAATGAAGAAGGGGCCGCGGCGTTGGAAATCACCATGAACGGGCCGCTGCTGCGCTTCAACTGCGATGCCCGGGTCGCCGTGACTGGCGCGGTGATTGCCCTCGCTCTCGACGGTGAAGCCGTGCCGATGAACACTCCGTTGTCGATTCGTGCCGGCGCCACCCTGGCGATCGGCAACATCTCGGGGGCCGGGGCGCGCAGTTACTTGTGCTTGCAAGGCGGCGTACAAGTGCCGGATTACCTGGGCAGTAAAAGCACCTTTACCCTCGGCCAGTTTGGCGGTCATGGCGGACGGGCGTTGTGCACCGGCGATGTATTGCACCTGGCACCGCTGGATGAGCACACGACCCCGGCGCCAACCAGCGCGCCGATCCTCGAATTGCCAAGCGTGCGCCAGATCCGCGTGATCTACGGCCCCCACGGCGCACCCGAATATTTCACCGAGCGCTACATCCAGACCTTCTTCGACACGGCGTGGGAAGTGCATTTCAACTCCAGCCGCACTGGCGTACGACTGATCGGGCCGAAACCTGAATGGGTACGCGCCGACGGTGGCGAGGCCGGCCTGCACCCTTCCAACATCCATGACAATCCCTATGCCATCGGCGCCGTGGACTTCACCGGCGACATGCCCGTCATCCTCGGCCCCGACGGCCCGAGCCTGGGCGGTTTCGTCTGCCCGGTGACGGTGATCGAGGCGGACCTTTGGCAATTGGGGCAGCTCAAGGCTGGGGACAAGGTGCGGTTTGTGCCGGTGGATGTATCGACCGCCCGCTCATTGGCGACACACATCCCTTGTGGCGAGGGAGCTTGCTCCCGCTCGAGTGCGCAGCACTCGCCAGACCATGGTCCTACCGATAAAGAGTTGGGGCCGCTTCGCGACCCAGCGCGAGCAAGCTCGCTCGCCACAGGTTTTGGGTGCACACAGAAATGGGGGTCGCCTGTGGTATTGGATATCGGCCAGGACGATACGCGCCTGGTGGCGAGATTGTCCGGCGACACCCACCTGCTGCTGGAAATCGGCGCCCCCGAACTCGACTTGGTGCTGCGCTTTCGCGCCCACGCCTTGATGCAGGCTTTGGAACACAAACAACTGCACGGTGTGATCGACCTGACGCCGGGCATTCGCTCGCTGCAAGTGCACTATCAACCCGAGCAACTGCCCCTGGCCGATCTGCTGGCCATCGTCGCCGGGGAATGGGACGCGGTGTGCGCCGCGCAGGATCTGCAAGTGCCGTCGCGCATCGTCCACCTGCCATTGTCCTGGGACGATCCGGCTTGCCAACTCGCCATCGAGAAATACATGACCACCGTGCGCAAGGACGCACCCTGGTGCCCGAGCAACCTGGAGTTCATCCGACGCATCAATGACCTGCCCAACCTCGATGAAGTGCAGCGCACGGTGTTCGACGCCAGCTACCTGGTGATGGGCCTGGGGGACGTCTACCTTGGCGCGCCGGTCGCCACGCCACTGGACCCACGGCATCGGCTGGTGACCACCAAATACAACCCGGCCCGGACCTGGACCGCGGAAAACTCGGTGGGCATTGGCGGCGCCTATATGTGCGTGTACGGCATGGAAGGCCCGGGCGGCTATCAGTTCGTCGGGCGCACGTTGCAGATGTGGAATCGATATCGGGACGTCGCCGCATTCGACGGCAAGCCCTGGCTGCTGCGGTTTTTCGACCAGATCCGCTTTTACCCGGTCAGCGCCGATGAACTGTTGCGCATCCGCCGGGACTTCCCGCTGGGCCGCTTCGACCTGGAGATTGAGGATAGCCAACTCAACCTCGCTGACTACCAGCGTTTCCTGGCACAGGAGGCTGACAGCATCGCCGCGTTCCGGCAGCGGCAACAAGGCGCCTTCGACGCCGAGCGCGAGCGTTGGATCGCCAGTGGCCAGGCGCACTTCGACAGCGAAGAACCGGCTATCGCGCCGAGCGAAGATTCGCTGCTGACCGAGACTCAACTGAGCGTCGACAGCCACATCGCCGGTAACCTCTGGCAGGTTCAGGTGGAGGTTGGTGCTCGGGTCGCCGCCGGCGATGTGTTGGTCATTCTGGAGTCGATGAAGATGGAAATCCCGGTGCTTGCGCCCTCGGCCGGCGTGGTGCGCGAGGTGCGCGTCCAGCCCGGTTCGGCGGTGCGCGCCGGACAGCGCGTCGTGGTGCTGGAACGTGAATGA